The Micromonospora sp. NBC_00421 genome contains a region encoding:
- a CDS encoding transketolase family protein: MSRAVREAYRDCLLSLLERHPEAICLDTDTGLFRPEHVSAAGDQYLNLGIAEHNLMGIAAGMAACGRMPFVNTMAAFAASRALEAIKIDIAYNRLPVRIMATHGGLAAGHLGPTHQALEDLAVLRVLPGMTVVVPADAAAVEAFVAQSLSLPGPLYVRLDRKPSPPLPPAPAPVIGRAQTLRTGGDAVLACCGPYPTLACLAAADILAGHGIETTVLNLHTVRPLDTGTLIEAARPAALVVTVEEHWRSGGLGGAVTEALAEAAPTKVLRLGMPDQFVDTVGNQEHLLTHYDITAERIVTMVRTALDATARLGTHQ, from the coding sequence ATGAGCCGCGCGGTCCGGGAGGCGTACCGGGACTGCCTGCTCTCCCTGCTGGAGCGGCATCCGGAGGCGATCTGCCTGGACACCGACACCGGTCTGTTCCGCCCGGAGCACGTCTCGGCGGCCGGGGACCAGTACCTCAACCTCGGCATCGCCGAGCACAACCTGATGGGGATCGCCGCCGGAATGGCCGCGTGCGGGCGCATGCCGTTCGTGAACACGATGGCCGCGTTCGCCGCCTCGCGCGCCCTGGAGGCCATCAAGATCGACATCGCGTACAACCGGCTGCCGGTCCGCATCATGGCCACCCACGGCGGTCTCGCCGCCGGCCACCTCGGCCCGACCCACCAGGCCCTGGAGGACCTCGCCGTGCTGCGGGTGCTACCCGGGATGACCGTGGTGGTGCCGGCCGACGCGGCGGCCGTGGAGGCGTTCGTCGCGCAGAGCCTGAGCCTGCCGGGACCGCTCTATGTCCGGCTCGACCGTAAACCGTCGCCGCCGCTGCCGCCGGCCCCTGCGCCGGTCATCGGTCGCGCGCAGACGCTGCGAACGGGCGGGGACGCCGTCCTCGCGTGCTGCGGCCCCTACCCGACGCTCGCCTGCCTCGCTGCGGCGGACATCCTCGCCGGGCACGGCATCGAGACCACCGTGCTGAACCTGCACACGGTGCGGCCCCTCGACACCGGGACGCTGATCGAGGCGGCGCGACCGGCCGCGCTCGTGGTCACGGTCGAGGAGCACTGGCGCAGCGGCGGCCTCGGCGGCGCGGTGACCGAAGCCCTGGCCGAGGCCGCGCCGACGAAGGTCCTGCGGCTGGGGATGCCGGACCAGTTCGTCGACACGGTCGGCAACCAGGAACACCTCCTCACGCACTACGACATCACCGCGGAACGGATCGTGACCATGGTCCGCACCGCACTCGACGCGACGGCTCGCCTCGGGACCCACCAGTGA
- the argC gene encoding N-acetyl-gamma-glutamyl-phosphate reductase, whose translation MIRVAVVGAAGFIGGELLRLLVGHPEVEVTAAVSSRFAGKRVDGVHPNLRSATELLFCSADDVDEYETVFLATPHGAAMTQIDRWIRHTKQVIDLTGDFRLDDTEVFQRYYGTPHAAPHLLGEFVPGIPELHRERLRGADLVSVPGCMAVAGVLSLYPIRDMIGPDARLDARTGSSGSGATAGDGNLHAFRSGAMRVFAPTGHRHEAEIARHVGVRVTMTATGVEAVRGVQTICHVTPKPGVDAKAIRRAFRERYRDEPFVRLVAQQRGLYRYPEPKILSGSNFCDVGFAFDEDTGRLTTIAALDNLMKGGAGNAVQCLNIRMGWPETLGLSFPGLHPA comes from the coding sequence GTGATCCGCGTCGCTGTCGTCGGCGCGGCCGGATTCATCGGCGGGGAGTTGCTGCGACTGCTCGTCGGGCACCCCGAGGTCGAGGTGACGGCTGCGGTCTCCTCCCGGTTCGCCGGAAAACGGGTCGACGGGGTCCACCCGAACCTGCGATCCGCCACAGAACTGCTGTTCTGCTCGGCGGACGACGTGGACGAGTACGAGACCGTCTTCCTGGCCACGCCGCACGGCGCCGCGATGACCCAGATCGACCGCTGGATAAGACACACCAAACAGGTCATCGACCTCACCGGCGACTTCCGGCTGGACGACACCGAGGTCTTCCAGCGCTACTACGGGACTCCGCACGCCGCGCCACACCTGCTCGGCGAGTTCGTGCCGGGAATTCCGGAGCTGCACCGGGAGCGCCTACGCGGCGCCGACCTGGTCAGCGTGCCCGGATGCATGGCGGTGGCCGGCGTGCTCTCGCTGTACCCGATCCGGGACATGATCGGACCGGACGCCCGGCTGGACGCGCGTACCGGGTCCAGCGGATCCGGGGCCACTGCCGGCGACGGCAACCTCCACGCGTTCCGCAGCGGGGCGATGCGGGTGTTCGCGCCGACCGGACACCGGCACGAGGCGGAGATCGCCCGGCACGTCGGCGTGCGGGTCACCATGACCGCGACCGGGGTGGAGGCGGTGCGGGGCGTGCAGACGATCTGTCACGTCACCCCGAAACCCGGCGTCGACGCGAAGGCGATACGCCGGGCGTTCCGGGAGCGGTACCGCGACGAGCCGTTCGTCCGGCTGGTCGCGCAGCAACGCGGCCTGTACCGGTACCCGGAACCGAAGATCCTGTCGGGTTCGAACTTCTGCGACGTCGGGTTCGCCTTCGACGAGGACACCGGCCGGCTGACCACCATCGCGGCGCTGGACAACCTCATGAAGGGCGGCGCCGGCAACGCGGTCCAGTGCCTGAACATCCGCATGGGCTGGCCGGAGACCCTCGGCCTGTCCTTCCCCGGCCTGCACCCCGCCTAG
- a CDS encoding MbtH family protein, with protein MDRTYLVVVNDEEQYSIWDADRELPAGWRGEGFRGPEADCLAHIEEIWTDMRPLSLRRAMESGA; from the coding sequence ATGGACCGCACCTACCTCGTGGTCGTCAACGACGAGGAGCAGTACTCGATCTGGGACGCCGACCGTGAGCTGCCGGCCGGGTGGCGCGGCGAGGGCTTCCGCGGCCCCGAGGCCGACTGCCTGGCCCACATCGAGGAGATCTGGACCGACATGCGTCCGCTGAGTCTGCGCCGTGCCATGGAGTCGGGCGCCTGA
- a CDS encoding [LysW]-aminoadipate kinase, which translates to MTRLLTVVKCGGNPAVDSTSICADVARLVHRGEAVVLVHGGSGEIARLAGKLGVPQRTLVAPDGVSARYTDPAMLEVVVLALAGAVKPAIVAALSGLGVPAVGLTGLDGGMLRARRKPAVRAVVDGRTVLVRDNHSGQIGTVRTELLEGLLRSGLVPVVSPPAIDEHDHPVNVNADRVAAALTVALGADRLVLLTGAPGVLADPGDDTSVQSTYEVPPTGAPGPVAGGGMALKLVAAREALAGGVASVRIADGRVPDPISRALAGSGTTVTMAGALSVAGRSARKGN; encoded by the coding sequence GTGACCAGACTGCTGACGGTCGTCAAGTGCGGCGGGAATCCGGCCGTGGACTCGACGAGCATCTGTGCCGACGTCGCCCGGCTCGTCCACCGGGGCGAGGCTGTCGTCCTGGTGCACGGCGGCTCCGGCGAGATCGCCCGGCTGGCCGGGAAGCTGGGCGTGCCGCAGCGCACCCTGGTCGCCCCGGACGGGGTGTCGGCCCGGTACACCGATCCGGCGATGCTGGAGGTCGTCGTGCTCGCGCTGGCCGGGGCGGTCAAGCCGGCGATCGTCGCCGCGCTGTCCGGCCTCGGGGTGCCCGCCGTCGGCCTCACCGGCCTCGACGGCGGCATGCTGCGGGCCCGCCGCAAACCGGCGGTCCGGGCGGTGGTGGACGGCCGGACCGTGCTGGTGCGGGACAACCACAGCGGCCAGATCGGCACCGTCCGCACCGAGCTGCTGGAAGGCCTGCTGCGGTCCGGTCTGGTGCCCGTGGTGTCGCCGCCCGCCATCGACGAGCACGACCACCCGGTGAACGTCAACGCCGACCGCGTGGCGGCGGCGCTCACGGTGGCGCTCGGCGCCGACCGGCTGGTGCTGCTGACCGGCGCACCGGGCGTACTCGCCGACCCCGGGGACGACACCAGCGTGCAGAGCACCTACGAGGTGCCCCCGACGGGCGCTCCCGGACCCGTCGCCGGCGGCGGCATGGCGCTCAAACTCGTCGCCGCCCGGGAGGCGCTGGCGGGCGGGGTGGCCTCGGTGCGGATCGCCGACGGACGGGTGCCCGATCCCATCAGCCGGGCCCTGGCCGGGTCCGGAACAACGGTGACCATGGCCGGTGCCTTGTCGGTGGCCGGCCGGTCCGCGCGAAAGGGGAACTGA
- a CDS encoding lysine biosynthesis protein LysW: protein MTTMSACPECADEVPISDAVRLNEIVECAGCRNELEIVALTPAVLALAPEIEEDWGE from the coding sequence ATGACCACCATGTCGGCCTGCCCAGAATGCGCGGACGAGGTGCCGATCAGCGATGCGGTACGGCTCAACGAGATCGTCGAGTGTGCCGGCTGCCGCAACGAACTGGAGATCGTCGCCCTGACTCCGGCGGTGCTCGCGCTGGCCCCCGAGATCGAAGAGGACTGGGGCGAGTGA
- a CDS encoding transketolase, with the protein MTTAQDTLEAVAARIRTHVVDMCAGPEGGHLGGAFSCVEVLSALYFSVLNVDPRRPNHPDRDRFLLSKGHAALALYATLAERGYFPVGELAGYGRPGSRLMGHPVRAVPGVELPTGSLGHGLALACGFALANRYAGRDSRSFVLLGDGELQEGSVWEAAIAAASLRLDRLVAVVDRNGLQLTGPAERIAPMEPLAERWRSFGWAVRDVDGHDANALADHLATAPWEPGRPSVLIARTVKGHGLSFLAGRPDSHYVTLSPRNHARALAALAVPDAAR; encoded by the coding sequence ATGACCACGGCCCAGGACACGCTGGAGGCGGTCGCCGCCCGCATCCGCACCCACGTCGTCGACATGTGCGCGGGGCCGGAAGGCGGCCACCTCGGCGGCGCCTTCTCCTGCGTCGAGGTGCTCAGCGCGCTGTACTTCTCGGTGCTCAACGTGGACCCGCGGCGGCCGAACCACCCGGACCGCGACCGCTTCCTGCTCAGCAAGGGCCACGCCGCGCTGGCCCTCTACGCGACGCTCGCCGAACGGGGTTACTTTCCGGTCGGGGAGCTCGCCGGATACGGACGGCCAGGTAGCCGGTTGATGGGTCATCCGGTGCGGGCGGTGCCCGGGGTCGAGCTGCCGACCGGGTCGCTCGGCCACGGTCTCGCGCTGGCCTGCGGGTTCGCGCTGGCCAACCGGTACGCCGGCCGTGACTCACGCAGCTTCGTGCTGCTCGGCGACGGCGAACTCCAGGAGGGTTCGGTGTGGGAGGCGGCCATCGCGGCCGCGTCGCTGCGGCTGGACCGGCTGGTCGCCGTCGTGGACCGCAACGGGCTGCAGCTGACCGGCCCGGCCGAGCGGATCGCGCCGATGGAACCGCTGGCCGAACGCTGGCGCAGCTTCGGCTGGGCGGTCCGCGACGTGGACGGCCACGACGCGAACGCGCTGGCCGACCACCTCGCCACCGCACCGTGGGAGCCGGGCCGGCCGAGTGTGCTGATCGCCCGCACGGTCAAGGGGCACGGGCTCTCGTTCCTCGCCGGGCGGCCCGACAGCCACTACGTGACGCTGTCGCCGCGCAACCACGCCCGGGCGCTCGCCGCGCTGGCCGTCCCGGACGCCGCCCGATGA